A region of Mesorhizobium sp. AR02 DNA encodes the following proteins:
- a CDS encoding capsid protein, giving the protein MAPAMTFVCTFGVAVTPSPRTLRAELLRLCARIGYSPPAIL; this is encoded by the coding sequence ATGGCTCCTGCTATGACCTTTGTCTGCACGTTCGGGGTCGCGGTGACACCGTCACCGCGCACGCTGCGTGCGGAGCTTTTGCGGCTGTGCGCCCGCATCGGTTATTCGCCGCCTGCCATCCTCTGA
- a CDS encoding trimethylamine methyltransferase family protein, giving the protein MTAALQPLESAQAPDRARRGGRAGKRAGGSAAFEQPAFRQLRNPLTPTKLVSEDELESIHLASLRVLREIGVDVLHDEARRIMKAHGADVSEGSERVRFDSDMILDLVSNCPSEFTIHARNPAHNVRFGGDNLIISMMASAPNCSDIDRGRRPGNQQDYRNFLRLAQMHNILNCTGGYPVEPTDIHPSVRHLECIRDLATLTDKVFHIYSLGKERNVDGIEIARIARGISHEQLLEEPSVFTIINTNSPLKLDVPMMEGIIQMSSKGQVVVVTPFTLSGAMAPVTIAGALVQQNAEALSGIAFAQMVRKGAPVGYGGFTSNVDMKSGSPAFGTPEYMKAQLVGGQLARRYNIPYRTSNTCAANTVDAQAAYESVFSLWGAIQGGGNLMMHAAGWLEGGLRCSYEKTILDIDLLQMVAEFLTPLDLSEEALGFDAIQSVGPGGHFFGTQHTQDRYKTAFYSPILSDWRNFETWAEAGSPTALEKANKVWKERLASYEEPYMDPAIREELNDFVQKRTAEGGAPTDF; this is encoded by the coding sequence ATGACCGCCGCCCTACAACCCTTAGAATCGGCACAGGCACCCGACCGTGCCCGCCGTGGCGGCCGCGCCGGAAAGCGCGCCGGCGGTTCCGCCGCGTTCGAGCAGCCGGCTTTCCGCCAGCTGAGAAACCCGCTCACGCCCACCAAATTGGTTTCCGAAGACGAGCTGGAATCGATCCACCTCGCCTCCTTACGCGTGCTCAGGGAAATCGGTGTCGATGTCCTGCATGACGAGGCCCGCCGCATCATGAAGGCGCATGGCGCCGATGTCAGCGAAGGCAGTGAGCGTGTCCGCTTCGACAGCGACATGATCCTCGATCTGGTGTCGAACTGCCCGTCCGAATTCACCATCCATGCCCGCAATCCCGCGCACAATGTGCGCTTCGGCGGCGACAATCTGATCATCTCGATGATGGCGTCGGCGCCCAATTGCTCCGACATCGATCGTGGCCGCCGGCCTGGCAACCAGCAGGACTACCGCAATTTCCTGCGTCTTGCGCAGATGCACAACATCCTGAACTGCACCGGCGGCTATCCGGTCGAGCCGACCGATATCCATCCCTCGGTCCGCCACCTCGAATGCATCCGCGACCTCGCCACGCTGACCGACAAGGTGTTCCACATCTATTCGCTCGGCAAGGAGCGCAATGTCGACGGTATCGAGATCGCAAGGATCGCGCGCGGCATCAGCCACGAGCAACTGCTCGAGGAGCCGTCCGTCTTCACCATCATCAACACCAATTCGCCGCTCAAGCTCGACGTACCGATGATGGAAGGCATCATCCAGATGTCGAGCAAGGGCCAGGTCGTCGTCGTCACGCCCTTCACCCTGTCAGGCGCCATGGCGCCGGTCACCATCGCCGGCGCGCTGGTGCAGCAGAATGCCGAGGCGCTGTCCGGCATCGCCTTTGCCCAGATGGTGCGCAAGGGCGCGCCGGTCGGCTATGGCGGCTTCACCTCCAATGTCGACATGAAGTCCGGTTCACCGGCCTTCGGCACGCCTGAATATATGAAGGCGCAGCTCGTCGGCGGCCAGCTTGCCCGCCGCTACAACATCCCCTACCGCACCTCCAACACCTGCGCCGCCAACACGGTCGACGCACAGGCGGCCTATGAGAGCGTGTTCTCGCTATGGGGCGCCATCCAGGGCGGCGGCAATCTGATGATGCACGCCGCCGGCTGGCTCGAGGGTGGCCTGCGCTGCTCCTACGAAAAAACCATTCTGGACATCGACCTGTTGCAGATGGTGGCCGAATTCCTCACCCCGCTCGACCTGTCCGAAGAGGCGCTCGGTTTCGACGCCATCCAGTCGGTCGGCCCCGGTGGCCACTTCTTCGGCACCCAGCACACGCAGGACCGCTACAAGACCGCCTTCTACTCGCCGATCCTTTCCGACTGGCGCAACTTCGAGACCTGGGCGGAAGCCGGCTCGCCGACAGCGCTGGAAAAGGCCAACAAGGTCTGGAAGGAACGGCTGGCGTCCTACGAAGAACCTTACATGGACCCGGCGATCCGCGAGGAGCTCAACGACTTCGTCCAGAAGCGCACGGCCGAAGGCGGCGCGCCGACCGATTTTTGA
- a CDS encoding M24 family metallopeptidase, producing the protein MDSAAPKGGFGRHRKIMPFEPGSIEALREGSRQKAASLNQHVLGYGAQAEAEWAAAGIAAPNLPAMRKYRLERIRAELKRRNYAGALLYDPVNIRYATDSTNMQLWVAHNPTRHCFVATEGPVVLFDYFSCEHLSDHSGVVDEVRPAVSWMYLYGGELTEQKVRRWAAGIADLVRDHGGGNSHIAVDHLNPEGVEELARLGVSIGNGEAVMENARLIKSSDEILAMRRAIVACEAAMGEMEQALISGISENELWAELHRGNIARGGEWIETRLLASGPRTNPWFQECSSRKIEAGDLVAFDTDLIGPYGFCADLSRTWLCGDAKPSNEQRDLFRIAADQITHNTELMQPGISFRDLVERSAVPPGDCFPTRYGVLYHGVGLADEYPTLPHASDWTPDTPDGVLEPGMVLCVESYIGRLGGREGVKIEEQILITETGNKQLSTYPLDTRLLG; encoded by the coding sequence ATGGACAGCGCGGCGCCAAAAGGCGGTTTCGGCCGCCACCGCAAGATCATGCCGTTCGAGCCAGGCTCGATCGAGGCCCTGCGCGAAGGCTCTCGCCAGAAGGCGGCTTCGCTCAACCAGCATGTGCTGGGCTATGGCGCGCAAGCTGAGGCGGAATGGGCGGCGGCAGGCATTGCCGCGCCAAACCTGCCGGCGATGCGAAAATACCGGCTGGAGCGCATCCGCGCCGAACTGAAGCGCCGCAACTATGCCGGCGCCCTGCTCTATGACCCTGTCAACATCCGCTACGCCACCGACAGCACCAACATGCAGCTGTGGGTTGCGCACAATCCGACGCGGCATTGTTTCGTCGCCACCGAAGGGCCGGTGGTGCTGTTCGACTATTTTTCCTGCGAGCATCTGTCCGACCATTCCGGCGTCGTCGACGAGGTGCGCCCGGCCGTCTCGTGGATGTATCTCTATGGCGGCGAGCTGACGGAGCAAAAGGTCCGCCGCTGGGCCGCCGGCATCGCCGATCTGGTGAGAGACCATGGCGGCGGCAACAGCCACATCGCGGTCGACCACCTCAATCCCGAAGGCGTCGAGGAACTGGCGCGGCTTGGTGTCTCCATCGGCAATGGTGAAGCGGTGATGGAGAATGCGCGGCTGATCAAATCATCAGACGAAATCCTTGCCATGCGCCGCGCCATCGTCGCCTGCGAGGCGGCGATGGGCGAGATGGAACAGGCGCTGATATCAGGCATTTCCGAGAACGAATTGTGGGCGGAACTGCATCGTGGCAACATTGCGCGCGGCGGCGAATGGATCGAGACACGGCTGCTGGCATCAGGCCCGCGCACCAATCCGTGGTTCCAGGAGTGCTCGTCGCGCAAGATCGAGGCTGGCGACCTCGTCGCCTTCGACACCGACTTGATCGGCCCCTACGGCTTCTGCGCCGACCTGTCGCGCACCTGGCTGTGCGGCGACGCAAAACCGTCGAACGAACAGCGCGACCTGTTCCGCATCGCCGCCGACCAGATCACACACAACACTGAATTGATGCAACCCGGCATCTCGTTTCGCGACCTTGTCGAACGCTCAGCGGTGCCACCTGGGGACTGTTTCCCGACCCGCTACGGCGTGCTCTATCACGGCGTTGGCCTGGCCGACGAATACCCGACACTGCCGCATGCCAGCGACTGGACACCAGACACGCCGGATGGCGTGCTCGAACCAGGCATGGTGCTGTGCGTGGAAAGCTATATTGGCAGGCTGGGTGGGCGCGAAGGCGTCAAGATCGAGGAGCAGATCCTGATCACCGAAACCGGCAATAAGCAGCTTTCAACCTACCCGTTGGATACGAGGCTGCTCGGCTAA
- a CDS encoding GcvT family protein has protein sequence MKSHVKAVVIGGGVVGCSVLYHLAKAGWTDIMLIERSELTSGSSWHAAGGFHTLNGDPNVAKLQAYTVQLYKEIEEISGQSCSLHLTGGVMMADTPERMDFLRLAHAKGRYLGMDTELITPSEAKAMFPLMDEKNFVGAMWDPVEGHLDPSGTTIAYSKAAKKLGAEIVLRNRVVDLTQQPDGTWNVVTEQGTVHAEHVVNCGGLWAREIGRMVGVELPVLAMEHMYLLTEPMPEVEEFNKSTGREMIGVLDFKGEIYTRQERNGILLGTYEKACKPWSPVNTPWDFGHELLPPDLDRIAPSLEIGFKHFPGIEKAGIKQIINGPFTFALDGNPLVGPVQGLTNFWCACAVMAGFSQGGGVGLALSNWMVHGDPGFDVWGMDVARFGEWAGLRYTNAKVRENYSRRFSIRFPNEELPAARPAQTTPLYDTMLANNAVMGDSWGLETPLWFAPKGKEPKDIVSFHRSNDFGPIGEEVRATRERVGVTEIANFAKYEVSGPGAEEFLNRLMTNRMPKTGRIVLTPMINEFGKLIGDFTIAKAGEDRFMIWGSSAAQKYHMRWFEKHLPKDGSVRIHRFDQTLVGLSIAGPKSRDLLQKLVDVDISTKAFRFMDFREMAVGGAPCMVNRITYTGDLGYEIWMAPAYQRLVYKAIKDAGEEFGLVDFGMRALLSMRLEKNFPTWFRELRPIYGPFEGSMDRFIKLEKNDFIGREAAAKEQAEGPKLRRVSFIVDAADADVMGDEPIWAKVSKDFGTVEKPHGYGAPRFDDKGKEVRGSKAAEGASAVRGIVDGDWRVVGWVTSGGYAHYVQKSMAQGYVPAALAEDESAGLFEIEILGHRRPARINVEAPFDPSGEKMRT, from the coding sequence ATGAAATCCCATGTAAAAGCGGTTGTCATCGGCGGCGGCGTCGTCGGCTGCTCGGTGCTCTACCATCTGGCCAAGGCCGGCTGGACCGACATCATGCTGATCGAGCGCTCGGAACTGACCTCCGGCTCGTCCTGGCACGCAGCTGGCGGCTTCCATACGCTGAACGGCGACCCCAACGTCGCCAAGCTGCAGGCCTACACCGTGCAGCTCTACAAGGAGATCGAGGAAATCTCCGGCCAGTCCTGCTCGCTGCATCTGACCGGCGGCGTGATGATGGCCGATACGCCGGAGCGCATGGACTTCCTGCGGCTTGCCCACGCCAAGGGCCGCTATCTCGGCATGGACACCGAACTGATTACACCGTCCGAAGCCAAGGCGATGTTCCCGCTGATGGACGAGAAGAACTTCGTCGGCGCCATGTGGGATCCGGTCGAGGGCCATCTCGATCCCTCGGGCACCACGATCGCGTACTCGAAGGCGGCCAAGAAACTCGGCGCCGAGATCGTGCTGCGCAACCGCGTCGTCGACCTGACGCAGCAGCCGGACGGCACCTGGAACGTCGTCACCGAACAGGGCACGGTCCACGCCGAGCATGTCGTCAATTGTGGCGGCCTGTGGGCGCGCGAGATCGGTCGCATGGTTGGCGTCGAGCTGCCGGTGCTGGCCATGGAGCACATGTACCTGCTTACCGAGCCGATGCCGGAGGTCGAGGAGTTCAACAAGTCGACCGGCCGCGAGATGATCGGCGTGCTCGACTTCAAGGGCGAAATCTACACCCGCCAGGAGCGCAACGGCATCCTGCTCGGCACCTATGAAAAGGCCTGCAAGCCGTGGTCGCCGGTCAACACGCCGTGGGATTTCGGCCATGAATTGCTGCCGCCAGATCTCGACCGTATCGCGCCGTCGCTGGAGATCGGCTTCAAGCATTTCCCCGGCATCGAGAAGGCCGGCATCAAGCAGATCATCAACGGCCCGTTCACCTTCGCGCTCGACGGCAATCCGCTGGTCGGCCCGGTGCAGGGCCTGACCAATTTCTGGTGCGCCTGCGCCGTCATGGCGGGCTTCAGTCAGGGCGGCGGCGTCGGCCTCGCTCTGTCGAACTGGATGGTGCATGGCGATCCGGGCTTCGACGTCTGGGGCATGGATGTCGCCCGCTTCGGCGAATGGGCCGGCCTGCGCTACACCAACGCCAAGGTGCGCGAAAACTATTCGCGCCGCTTCTCGATCCGCTTCCCCAATGAGGAACTGCCGGCCGCACGCCCGGCACAGACGACGCCGCTCTACGACACAATGCTCGCCAACAATGCGGTCATGGGCGACAGTTGGGGACTTGAGACGCCGCTGTGGTTCGCACCGAAGGGCAAGGAACCCAAGGATATCGTCTCCTTCCACCGCTCCAACGACTTTGGCCCGATCGGCGAGGAAGTGCGCGCCACGCGCGAGCGCGTCGGCGTCACCGAGATCGCCAACTTCGCCAAATACGAAGTGTCGGGACCCGGCGCGGAAGAATTCCTCAACCGGCTGATGACCAACCGCATGCCGAAGACCGGCCGCATCGTGCTCACCCCGATGATCAACGAATTCGGCAAGCTGATCGGCGACTTCACCATCGCCAAGGCCGGCGAAGACCGCTTCATGATCTGGGGCTCGTCGGCGGCGCAGAAATACCACATGCGCTGGTTTGAAAAGCACCTGCCGAAGGACGGTTCGGTGCGCATCCATCGCTTCGACCAGACGCTGGTCGGCCTCTCGATCGCCGGACCGAAATCACGCGACCTGCTGCAGAAGCTGGTCGATGTCGACATCTCGACAAAGGCCTTCCGCTTCATGGATTTCCGTGAGATGGCGGTCGGCGGCGCACCCTGCATGGTCAACCGCATCACCTATACCGGCGATCTCGGCTACGAGATATGGATGGCCCCCGCCTACCAGCGCCTGGTGTACAAGGCGATCAAGGATGCCGGCGAGGAATTCGGCCTGGTCGATTTCGGCATGCGCGCTTTGCTCTCCATGCGTCTCGAGAAGAACTTCCCGACCTGGTTCCGCGAGCTACGTCCGATCTACGGCCCTTTCGAAGGCTCGATGGATCGCTTCATCAAGCTCGAGAAGAACGACTTCATTGGACGCGAAGCCGCCGCCAAGGAACAGGCGGAAGGACCAAAACTGCGCCGTGTCTCCTTCATCGTCGACGCTGCCGACGCCGACGTGATGGGCGACGAGCCGATCTGGGCCAAGGTCAGCAAGGATTTCGGCACGGTGGAAAAGCCGCATGGCTACGGCGCGCCGCGTTTCGACGACAAGGGCAAGGAAGTGCGTGGCTCCAAGGCGGCGGAAGGCGCTTCCGCCGTGCGCGGCATTGTCGACGGCGACTGGCGCGTGGTCGGCTGGGTCACGTCGGGCGGCTACGCCCACTATGTCCAGAAGTCGATGGCGCAGGGCTATGTGCCGGCAGCCCTTGCCGAAGACGAAAGTGCGGGCCTGTTCGAGATCGAGATCCTCGGACACCGGCGGCCGGCCCGCATCAATGTCGAGGCGCCTTTCGACCCGAGCGGCGAGAAGATGCGGACCTGA
- a CDS encoding phosphate/phosphite/phosphonate ABC transporter substrate-binding protein: MSELVAALPMYDWPEARGEVDAQWLLPRDAFRQKGIDAPQTIVRRNGDLPPVPGGIFDAQGTLIAPDPATLPPDELDYHKLWLHPALLFAQTCWGPMELGLSRHVQVVGQPSYDAYEGGQGELYSSALVMRTGEGPEARSPADGKAFLPLDLIRGKRFTFNGLDSMSGIIGLTRDLQAAGESLDIFSARSASGGHRASIVAVAEGKADIAAIDCESWALAQRFEPAARKVAIVGWTARRKGLPFITARTTPEETVRAMREALAGLAEQPRIQRVG, from the coding sequence ATGAGCGAATTGGTTGCGGCGTTGCCGATGTATGATTGGCCTGAAGCGCGCGGTGAAGTTGATGCGCAATGGCTGCTGCCGCGCGACGCCTTCCGGCAAAAAGGCATCGATGCGCCGCAAACCATCGTGCGCCGCAATGGCGACCTGCCGCCGGTGCCGGGCGGCATATTCGATGCCCAAGGAACCTTGATCGCGCCGGACCCGGCGACATTGCCGCCGGACGAACTCGATTATCACAAGCTCTGGCTGCATCCGGCGCTGTTGTTCGCACAGACCTGCTGGGGGCCGATGGAACTCGGCCTGTCCCGCCATGTGCAAGTGGTCGGCCAGCCGAGCTACGACGCCTATGAAGGCGGGCAAGGCGAGCTCTATTCGAGCGCGCTGGTGATGCGGACGGGCGAGGGGCCGGAGGCGCGATCGCCCGCGGATGGCAAGGCCTTCCTCCCACTGGATCTGATCCGCGGCAAGCGCTTCACCTTCAATGGCCTCGATTCGATGTCGGGCATTATCGGGCTGACGCGTGATCTGCAGGCGGCTGGCGAAAGCCTCGATATCTTTTCGGCGCGCAGCGCAAGCGGCGGCCATCGCGCCTCGATCGTTGCCGTTGCCGAGGGCAAAGCGGATATCGCCGCGATCGACTGCGAAAGCTGGGCGCTGGCGCAGCGTTTCGAACCGGCAGCGCGGAAAGTGGCGATTGTCGGTTGGACGGCACGGCGCAAGGGCCTGCCATTCATCACCGCCAGAACAACGCCGGAAGAGACGGTCCGAGCAATGCGCGAAGCTCTTGCCGGATTAGCCGAGCAGCCTCGTATCCAACGGGTAGGTTGA
- a CDS encoding MFS transporter — translation MAAAETGEGMQWAAITGVIATVSVFAIAQGLSYPLLSFILQRQGVSPAMIGLSAAMTPIGFIVSSPLIPGLARRFGAGRTALTCAALSAVVLALIGWTQNVYLWFPLRFLIGVVTNPLYVLSEIWVIALAPPARRGRIMGVYSTIISAGFATGPLCLLAVGTQGWPPFLVGICAFVLCGICLASVLPRLPKVDEAGHQVSVLGFVPMAWLLLFAVIVAAGFEQGALALLPVYGTHHGIAEIRMSALLSMMIAGNIAMQVPLGLLAERLTARLVRLACVSLTALGCVLLPLLIETPLIWPMIFVWGAVSYGIYTMSIIELGERFTGSTLVAGNAAFSLMWGVGGIAVPPLAGTAMDILGARGLPITLGLMCLALAVASVAGRGKA, via the coding sequence ATGGCCGCAGCGGAAACTGGCGAAGGGATGCAATGGGCAGCGATCACCGGTGTGATCGCGACCGTCTCGGTGTTTGCCATCGCCCAGGGGCTGTCCTATCCGCTGTTGAGCTTCATCCTGCAGCGCCAGGGCGTCTCGCCGGCAATGATCGGCCTGTCGGCGGCCATGACGCCGATCGGCTTCATCGTCTCGTCGCCACTGATCCCGGGGCTGGCGCGGCGGTTCGGGGCAGGGCGCACGGCGCTGACTTGTGCCGCGCTCTCGGCTGTCGTGCTGGCGCTCATCGGCTGGACGCAGAATGTCTATCTCTGGTTTCCGCTGCGCTTCCTGATCGGCGTGGTGACCAATCCGCTCTATGTCTTGAGCGAAATCTGGGTGATCGCACTGGCGCCGCCGGCCCGGCGCGGCCGCATCATGGGCGTCTATTCGACGATCATCTCGGCCGGATTTGCGACCGGGCCGCTTTGCCTGCTTGCCGTCGGCACGCAGGGGTGGCCGCCCTTCCTCGTCGGTATCTGCGCCTTCGTGCTGTGCGGCATCTGCCTGGCGTCGGTGCTGCCGCGCCTGCCGAAGGTCGACGAGGCCGGTCATCAGGTTTCCGTCCTGGGCTTCGTGCCGATGGCGTGGCTGCTCTTGTTCGCCGTCATCGTGGCCGCGGGTTTCGAGCAAGGCGCGCTGGCTTTGCTGCCGGTCTATGGCACCCATCACGGCATTGCGGAAATCCGCATGTCGGCGCTGCTGTCGATGATGATCGCCGGCAACATCGCCATGCAGGTGCCGCTCGGCCTGCTGGCGGAGAGGCTGACCGCGCGCTTGGTGCGGCTTGCCTGTGTTTCCTTGACGGCACTTGGATGTGTCCTGCTGCCGCTTCTCATCGAAACGCCGCTGATCTGGCCGATGATTTTCGTCTGGGGCGCGGTTTCCTACGGCATCTACACGATGTCGATCATCGAACTCGGCGAGCGCTTCACCGGCTCGACACTGGTCGCCGGCAATGCCGCCTTCTCGCTGATGTGGGGCGTCGGTGGCATTGCCGTGCCGCCGCTGGCCGGCACCGCCATGGATATACTGGGCGCAAGAGGCCTGCCGATCACGCTTGGCCTGATGTGCCTGGCGCTGGCGGTGGCGAGCGTCGCCGGTCGCGGGAAGGCCTGA
- a CDS encoding MFS transporter yields MVATGSSEGEAGTQWAALAGVTAALAMFGAAQGLSSPLFTLLMQKQGMSPGLIGLSAAMMPLGLILSASFVPAAVRMVGARNLAVGCSLIGALCFLAIGYLQNWVAWYLIRFIIGVVINPLYILGEVWALSLAPPSRRGRVMGVFNTLMGAGYAAGPFTLTLVGTSGWAPFSVGVGGFMLCAVILRLVSSKLTGFEDDGQPAGSFIGFARLAPALLLAVLVSAAVQQSTYALVPVFGAGYGLPEAILAALVMALSLGNILLQIPLGLLAERFGGRPMIVACAVATAICAALLPLLITTPLIWGVLLVMGAVGYGVYTMALVELGSRFKGTLLVTGNAAFALLWGVGGIVGPPGAGLLMQGIGPLGLPVVITGLDAVLVAFALYRSWQRRAS; encoded by the coding sequence ATGGTGGCAACCGGCTCTAGCGAAGGCGAAGCGGGAACGCAGTGGGCAGCGCTCGCTGGCGTCACTGCCGCACTTGCCATGTTCGGCGCCGCGCAAGGGCTGAGCTCGCCGCTGTTCACGCTTCTGATGCAGAAGCAAGGCATGTCGCCCGGGCTGATCGGCCTGTCGGCGGCGATGATGCCTCTCGGGCTCATCCTGTCGGCATCGTTCGTGCCGGCGGCGGTGCGGATGGTCGGTGCGCGCAACCTGGCGGTCGGCTGCTCGCTGATCGGAGCTCTGTGCTTCCTGGCGATCGGCTATCTGCAGAACTGGGTGGCCTGGTACCTCATCCGCTTCATCATCGGCGTCGTCATCAACCCGCTCTATATCCTTGGCGAGGTCTGGGCACTGTCGCTGGCGCCGCCGTCGCGGCGCGGCCGGGTGATGGGGGTGTTCAACACGCTGATGGGTGCCGGCTATGCGGCGGGGCCCTTCACCTTGACCCTGGTCGGCACATCGGGCTGGGCACCCTTCAGCGTCGGTGTCGGCGGCTTCATGCTTTGCGCGGTCATTTTGCGCCTTGTCTCGTCAAAACTCACCGGCTTCGAGGATGACGGTCAGCCTGCCGGCAGCTTTATCGGCTTTGCCCGGCTGGCGCCGGCGCTGCTGCTGGCCGTGCTGGTGTCGGCCGCCGTCCAGCAAAGCACCTATGCGCTGGTCCCGGTCTTCGGTGCCGGCTATGGCCTACCGGAAGCGATCCTCGCCGCGCTGGTGATGGCGCTGTCGCTCGGCAACATCCTGCTGCAGATCCCGCTCGGCCTGCTCGCGGAGCGGTTCGGCGGCCGCCCGATGATCGTGGCCTGCGCGGTGGCGACGGCAATCTGCGCGGCGCTGCTGCCGCTGCTGATCACGACGCCGCTGATCTGGGGCGTGCTGCTGGTGATGGGCGCGGTCGGCTACGGCGTCTATACGATGGCGCTGGTCGAACTCGGCAGTCGGTTCAAGGGCACGCTGCTTGTCACCGGCAATGCGGCCTTCGCCTTGCTGTGGGGCGTTGGCGGCATTGTCGGCCCGCCGGGTGCCGGCCTGTTGATGCAAGGCATCGGTCCGCTGGGGCTGCCCGTGGTGATCACCGGTCTCGACGCGGTTCTGGTTGCCTTCGCTTTGTACCGCTCCTGGCAACGTCGAGCCTCCTGA
- a CDS encoding prolyl oligopeptidase family serine peptidase produces MTKPIAKPEASTADPFLWLEDRTSKQSLDWVHGQNEITTGELQGDPSYQASFQTALDLMTAEDNIAVGAAIAGHVYNFWQDKTNALGLWRRTTVASYKTEKPVWETIIDFDQLAAKEGVKWVFSGASRLYPDFSRCLLSMSPDGGDASEMREFDIETRSFIEGGFRAPASKSSFGWLDKDTVIVSAAFEEADKTESGYPRVIKLWKRGTTLEEAKPIFEAQKEDLAAGAGVEFDGEKRHVFLARAINFFASHSFLHLPSGENRRIPLPDDATDTSLFKDQLVFGVRTPWTAPDGTVCQPDGLYSLDFAHWIETGSFGAIETLLAPAYRVSIAGIARTQDRLFIGLMDNVRGKVVVCERRDGAWSMKPVALPENGTVGISHAEHFGSSVSFSFTDFLTPSSIIWSDDNGETLATVKSQPARFDAAPLISEQFEARSKDGTMIPYFVVRRRDQKGPVPTLLYGYGGFEVPLLPGYAGVRGRLWLEKGNAYVQACIRGGGEFGPAWHQAALKGNRQNGYDDFAAVAEDVVRRGIATASSLGIQGGSNGGLLTGVSLTQHPELFGAVIIEVPLLDMLRYTELPPGASWMAEYGDPSKPEDAKWLSAYSPYQHVRVDAAYPPILLTTSTADDRVHPGHARKMAARLQEAGHARTLFFEETEGGHGGRGDRRPQAAQTAMKYVFLQRALSAKA; encoded by the coding sequence ATGACCAAGCCCATCGCCAAGCCGGAAGCCAGCACCGCGGATCCCTTCCTCTGGCTGGAGGACAGGACCAGCAAACAGTCGCTCGACTGGGTGCATGGCCAGAACGAGATCACGACAGGCGAATTGCAGGGCGATCCGTCCTATCAGGCGTCGTTCCAGACGGCGCTCGATTTGATGACGGCCGAGGACAACATCGCCGTCGGCGCGGCAATCGCCGGCCATGTCTATAATTTCTGGCAGGACAAGACCAATGCGCTCGGCCTGTGGCGCCGCACGACCGTCGCTTCCTACAAGACCGAGAAGCCGGTCTGGGAAACGATCATCGACTTCGACCAGCTTGCGGCGAAGGAGGGGGTAAAATGGGTGTTCAGCGGCGCCAGCCGGCTCTACCCGGACTTCAGCCGCTGCCTGCTGTCGATGTCGCCGGACGGCGGCGACGCCAGCGAGATGCGCGAGTTCGACATCGAAACCAGATCGTTTATCGAGGGCGGGTTTCGCGCCCCGGCCTCCAAGTCGAGTTTCGGCTGGCTGGACAAGGACACGGTCATCGTCTCGGCGGCCTTCGAGGAAGCCGACAAGACCGAGTCCGGCTACCCACGTGTGATCAAGCTCTGGAAGCGCGGCACGACGCTGGAGGAGGCGAAGCCGATCTTCGAGGCGCAGAAAGAGGATCTCGCCGCCGGAGCCGGCGTCGAGTTCGACGGCGAGAAGCGTCACGTGTTTCTGGCGCGTGCGATCAATTTCTTCGCGTCGCACAGCTTCCTGCATCTCCCGTCTGGTGAAAACAGGCGCATTCCGCTGCCCGACGACGCCACCGATACATCGCTTTTCAAGGACCAGTTGGTGTTCGGCGTGCGCACGCCATGGACGGCGCCGGACGGCACGGTGTGCCAGCCGGACGGACTCTATTCACTCGATTTCGCGCACTGGATCGAAACCGGCAGTTTTGGCGCCATCGAAACCCTGTTGGCGCCGGCCTATCGGGTGTCGATCGCCGGCATTGCCCGCACGCAAGACCGGCTGTTCATCGGCCTGATGGACAATGTGCGCGGCAAGGTCGTCGTCTGCGAGCGTAGGGATGGCGCCTGGTCGATGAAACCGGTCGCGCTGCCTGAAAACGGCACTGTCGGCATCAGCCATGCCGAGCATTTCGGCTCAAGCGTGTCCTTCTCCTTCACGGATTTCCTGACGCCGAGCTCGATCATCTGGTCTGACGACAATGGCGAGACGCTCGCCACCGTGAAGTCGCAGCCGGCGCGTTTCGATGCCGCGCCACTGATCTCGGAGCAGTTCGAGGCGCGCTCGAAGGACGGCACGATGATCCCTTATTTCGTCGTCAGGCGGCGCGACCAGAAGGGACCGGTGCCGACGCTGCTCTATGGTTATGGCGGCTTCGAGGTACCATTGCTGCCCGGCTATGCCGGCGTGCGCGGCAGGCTGTGGCTGGAGAAGGGCAACGCCTATGTCCAGGCCTGCATCCGTGGCGGTGGCGAGTTCGGCCCGGCCTGGCATCAGGCGGCGCTGAAAGGCAATCGCCAGAACGGTTATGATGATTTCGCCGCGGTGGCCGAGGACGTCGTCAGGCGCGGCATCGCCACAGCAAGCTCGCTCGGTATCCAGGGCGGCTCGAATGGCGGCCTGCTGACCGGCGTTTCCCTGACGCAGCACCCGGAGCTGTTCGGCGCCGTCATCATCGAGGTGCCGCTGCTCGACATGCTGCGTTACACCGAATTGCCGCCCGGCGCCTCATGGATGGCCGAATATGGCGATCCGTCGAAGCCGGAAGACGCAAAGTGGCTGTCCGCCTATTCGCCGTACCAGCACGTCCGGGTCGATGCGGCCTACCCGCCGATCCTTCTGACGACTTCGACCGCCGATGACCGCGTCCATCCCGGCCATGCGCGCAAGATGGCGGCACGCCTGCAGGAGGCAGGCCATGCCAGGACGCTGTTCTTCGAGGAGACCGAAGGCGGGCATGGCGGGCGTGGCGACCGCCGGCCGCAGGCGGCGCAGACGGCGATGAAATATGTCTTCCTGCAGCGGGCACTCAGCGCCAAGGCATAG